Proteins encoded by one window of Macaca mulatta isolate MMU2019108-1 chromosome 10, T2T-MMU8v2.0, whole genome shotgun sequence:
- the SPAG4 gene encoding sperm-associated antigen 4 protein isoform X2 → MGRKLSAEACASEPQLADSLWRGNQPTGSPAVSEEPLDLLPTLDLRQEMPPSRVFKSFLSLLFQVLSVLLSLAGDVLVSMYREVCSIRFLFTAVSLLSLFLAAIWLGLLYLVSPLENEPKEMLTLSEYHERVRSQGQQLQQLQAELDKLHKEVSTVRAANSERVAKLVFQRLNEDFVRKPDYALSSVGASIDLQKTSHDYADRNTAYFWNRFSFWNYARPPTVILEPHVFPGNCWAFEGDQGQVVIQLPGRVQLSDITLQHPPPSVEHTGGANSAPRDFAVFGLQVDDETEVFLGKFTFDVEKSEIQTFHLQNDPPAAFPKVKIQILSNWGHPRFTCLYRVRAHGVRTSEGAEGSATGGPH, encoded by the exons ATGGGCAGGAAGCTCTCGGCAGAAGCCTGCGCCTCGGAGCCACAACTGGCAGACAGCCTGTGGCGCGGCAACC AACCCACTGGGTCTCCAGCAGTCTCTGAGGAGCCGCTCGACCTTCTGCCGACCCTGGATCTGAGGCAGGAGATGCCTCCCTCGCGGGTGTTCAAGAGCTTTCTGA GCCTGCTCTTCCAGGTGCTGAGCGTGTTGTTATCCCTGGCAGGAGACGTGCTGGTCAGCATGTACAG GGAGGTCTGTTCCATCCGCTTCCTGTTCACGGCTGTGTCGCTGCTGAGCCTCTTTCTGGCAG CAATCTGGCTGGGGCTTCTGTACCTGGTCTCTCCTTTGGAGAAT GAACCTAAGGAGATGCTGACTCTAAG tGAGTACCACGAGCGCGTGCGCTCCCAGGGGCAGCAGCTGCAACAGCTCCAGGCCGAGCTGGATAAACTCCACAAGGAGGTGTCCACTGTTCGGGCAGCCAACAGTGAG AGAGTGGCCAAGCTCGTGTTCCAGAGGCTGAATGAGGACTTTGTGCGGAAGCCCGACTATGCGCTGAGCTCTGTGG GAGCCTCCATCGATCTGCAGAAGACATCCCACGACTACGCAGACAGGAACACTGCCTACTTCTGGAATCGCTTCAGCTTCTGGAACTACGCACGGCCGCCCACGGTTATCCTGGAG CCTCACGTGTTCCCCGGGAATTGCTGGGCTTTTGAAGGCGACCAAGGCCAGGTGGTGATCCAACTGCCGGGCCGAGTGCAGCTGAGCGACATCACTCTGCAGCATCCACCGCCCAGCGTGGAACACACCGGAGGAGCCAACAGCGCCCCCCGCGATTTCGCGGTCTTT GGCCTCCAGGTTGATGATGAAACTGAAGTTTTCTTGGGGAAATTCACCTTTGATGTTGAGAAATCGGAGATTCAGACTTTCCACCTGCAG AATGACCCCCCAGCTGCCTTTCCCAAGGTGAAGATCCAGATTCTAAGCAACTGGGGCCACCCCCGTTTCACATGCTTGTATCGAGTCCGTGCCCATGGTGTGCGAACCTCAGAGGGGGCAGAGGGCAGTGCCACAGGGGGGCCCCATTAA
- the SPAG4 gene encoding sperm-associated antigen 4 protein isoform X1, which translates to MRRSSRPGSASSSRKHTPNFFSENSSVSITSEDSNGLRSAGPGPGDPEGRGARGPSCGEPALSAGVPGGTTWAGSSRQKPAPRSHNWQTACGAATVRGGASEPTGSPAVSEEPLDLLPTLDLRQEMPPSRVFKSFLSLLFQVLSVLLSLAGDVLVSMYREVCSIRFLFTAVSLLSLFLAAIWLGLLYLVSPLENEPKEMLTLSEYHERVRSQGQQLQQLQAELDKLHKEVSTVRAANSERVAKLVFQRLNEDFVRKPDYALSSVGASIDLQKTSHDYADRNTAYFWNRFSFWNYARPPTVILEPHVFPGNCWAFEGDQGQVVIQLPGRVQLSDITLQHPPPSVEHTGGANSAPRDFAVFGLQVDDETEVFLGKFTFDVEKSEIQTFHLQNDPPAAFPKVKIQILSNWGHPRFTCLYRVRAHGVRTSEGAEGSATGGPH; encoded by the exons ATGCGGCGAAGCTCCCGCCCGGGCTCGGCCTCGTCCTCGCGCAAGCACACACCCAACTTTTTCAGCGAGAACAGCTCAGTGAGCATCACCTCGGAGGACAGCAACGGGCTCCGGTCAGCGGGGCCGGGGCCTGGGGACCCCGAGGGCAGAGGAGCCCGGGGCCCGAGCTGCGGTGAGCCCGCCTTGAGCGCGGGAGTGCCCGGAGGAACCACATGGGCAGGAAGCTCTCGGCAGAAGCCTGCGCCTCGGAGCCACAACTGGCAGACAGCCTGTGGCGCGGCAACCGTGAGGGGCGGGGCCTCGG AACCCACTGGGTCTCCAGCAGTCTCTGAGGAGCCGCTCGACCTTCTGCCGACCCTGGATCTGAGGCAGGAGATGCCTCCCTCGCGGGTGTTCAAGAGCTTTCTGA GCCTGCTCTTCCAGGTGCTGAGCGTGTTGTTATCCCTGGCAGGAGACGTGCTGGTCAGCATGTACAG GGAGGTCTGTTCCATCCGCTTCCTGTTCACGGCTGTGTCGCTGCTGAGCCTCTTTCTGGCAG CAATCTGGCTGGGGCTTCTGTACCTGGTCTCTCCTTTGGAGAAT GAACCTAAGGAGATGCTGACTCTAAG tGAGTACCACGAGCGCGTGCGCTCCCAGGGGCAGCAGCTGCAACAGCTCCAGGCCGAGCTGGATAAACTCCACAAGGAGGTGTCCACTGTTCGGGCAGCCAACAGTGAG AGAGTGGCCAAGCTCGTGTTCCAGAGGCTGAATGAGGACTTTGTGCGGAAGCCCGACTATGCGCTGAGCTCTGTGG GAGCCTCCATCGATCTGCAGAAGACATCCCACGACTACGCAGACAGGAACACTGCCTACTTCTGGAATCGCTTCAGCTTCTGGAACTACGCACGGCCGCCCACGGTTATCCTGGAG CCTCACGTGTTCCCCGGGAATTGCTGGGCTTTTGAAGGCGACCAAGGCCAGGTGGTGATCCAACTGCCGGGCCGAGTGCAGCTGAGCGACATCACTCTGCAGCATCCACCGCCCAGCGTGGAACACACCGGAGGAGCCAACAGCGCCCCCCGCGATTTCGCGGTCTTT GGCCTCCAGGTTGATGATGAAACTGAAGTTTTCTTGGGGAAATTCACCTTTGATGTTGAGAAATCGGAGATTCAGACTTTCCACCTGCAG AATGACCCCCCAGCTGCCTTTCCCAAGGTGAAGATCCAGATTCTAAGCAACTGGGGCCACCCCCGTTTCACATGCTTGTATCGAGTCCGTGCCCATGGTGTGCGAACCTCAGAGGGGGCAGAGGGCAGTGCCACAGGGGGGCCCCATTAA